The Glycine soja cultivar W05 chromosome 4, ASM419377v2, whole genome shotgun sequence genomic sequence TTAAAGTATTCTTTACTCTAAAGTTTTATTGGTGGCAATCTTTTTGTCAATTTGTTGTTCGGTCTCTTTCTCTGTTTCAATTTCCTTCGTTGGCGAGCTTACCTGTTTTCAAGGgaacatttattttaacttgGTTTTCTTGCCTACTCAATTGTCAGATATGCTGGGTACAAATTAAgggtgagagagagaggggttaaaaaaacaaaaataatcataaccaaACCATCCCAATTAGTCTcccataaaaagataaataaataagttaatttatattttttaaataattttaataagttaaaatcaacttataatCACATCACATTAATTACATTTCTAGAAATTCTCTATTCTAATGATTTCACAAGTTAagttgtataaattaattttaatttataaaaaagtttaaatgatCTTATtagcttaatttattttattttcgttCATCCTATTTGAAATGAAATCATTCATGAGAATCTTTAGCCTTCTATTGTTTCTACTCATACACAACTCGCAAAcagtttaaaaaattcattgagaGAAACTGCTTTCCGTTTTCGATCCATTTGTTAAGTTAGAGCATCTTCAAGTTATTAATATAAGCAACCTAATTTTTTTCACCTCAAACTTAACCAACtcaattcattttctctccaaTAAATATTTCTACTAACAAGTTATTTAACTTGTAAATATTGCATGTATTTTTTCCtcctatatttaatataaagttaaactcatgagtaataataatttatatatatataagcaaatcttttcatttttaaacaaCTGAAAATCACAtgtaacatattaaaataatatttttttaaaacaacccATCAATCAACTTCCATTATAAATGCTCTTGGGCATTTCATGAAATCTCTATGCACCAATGTTAGGAGGTAGCGAGGAAAATACTGATTATATCTTAATTTACCGAATTGTACCTTTATTCTCAAGATCACTAACCATATTGATAGTGATTTTCTATGATTTACTATAGTCATTAGCTTTCTTAGTTACTATAATTAGGATAATGCTTTAGGTTCttctaattaatataattaggaCAATGATTTAGGTTTTCCTTATTATTGTAATTAGGACAATGATTTAGACTTTTCTAATTATGACAACTAGGATAATGATTTAGGCATTCTTAGTTATCTTACTCAAAGGATCAATTAGGATTTATTACTTTCTTTTTAAGTCTACTTGTATATAATATAGCTACATACATAAGTcatgtttgaaattcttttcATAAACactataagagaagaaaaaaataaaataaatttttctcgtaagttaaaattaattttatttttttataagtatttaagaaaaaaatcatccaaataGAACAATAGTCATGCGAATATCATCGTGCAAAACAAATTATTTCTTCCCTCTGAACATTTTGTGGTCATGCATGGCTTTCGTAAAAAATTAACCCCATAGCAGTAAATATagcaatattaatttaataactttcatttaatcaataaatataatagaGATCTAGAAAGAGGGCGTGTGAAGTGCTGAGGATGAAGAATACATGCATGGGCTGCGACAAATGCTGTATAACATTGACAAAATGGTAACGATGATGAAGGAAAAGTTTGGTCAGTCAAAAAATCGAAACAAGGACACAGCCTAGTCAGTGCAAATTCTTAGGAAGATGTACGGACCATGTCTAACCGTTTTAAGATCACCCTTTCAACATCTTagacaaatatatttaaagactgataatttaatatgatttatcaaatcttattcttttttaccaattacaaaatttttattcaaagttatataattaagtgtttttaaacttttactATCAATATATAAAACCATAAAAGaacatttaatttatcatttaacataattaatatcaaagaaattttaattttgaaaatttactttcaacaataacaataattaattactaGCATTATCaaataacatttcaaaaaataatatatatttgaagaggaatattttttagtgaaatataaatttcttttctctatatttatattttgtgtaatatctctatttttaaaattaaatctagatcttcaatattataatatttggtAGAACTTGAGATATTTTCGAAGAAAAATACAACAATATAATCCATATTGGTTTCAAGTTTTTAATTGTTCaattaatacaattttaaaattatggtcttactcataaaaataataatacgtAATGAGTTTAAtatctatatatttattattaaatatcatCCAATCACATATCAACGTTTGAATTAcatataatcattttaaaaatcagcataattaccaaaaataataatacataatgagtttaatgtctatatatctatcatttaatcacaaatcagtttgaattattataaaataattattttaaaagttaataaatttttcaacacaaataattatgtaaaaaaaatttacactgtcaatatataatatttttttctcatatataatatatcatataataatttaaattaatagttaatataaatattttttaaaaaagtataaaaaaatttaagcctAAAATAATTTGAAGACGAGGGCTTAAGCCACTGCCTAATTAAATGGCTTGCAGTTCCCGCGGTCCTGTGCATGTACATGCTTATTCTCCAGCCGAGTGcatatattcaaatttattaggAACCTTCTGGTCTACAAAGTTGAAAATTCAGATATTCCATTAAATTATTGTAACACTGGGTTTGAATTGAGTTAATAGAAAGTGCTCatgatagaataaaataataactatatTCCTTATGaggttaatataaaattaattaatataaaattaaataaatttaacttttattactATATTGACCAGcattatgtatattttattttccaataatttcaattaaagatgataaaaattgtttgaagtgatttttttaaaataagaagtaACTATATGAAGTGTATTtggattaatttattatatatgtagatGATTTGTAAAGATAGTTATTAAGGGGGTTGGAAATAAAAGTTATAATCTACTATTAGATGTACcttgactttttttaaaaaaaaaactaaatgttATATCAGATTTTTTATGATAAcgaacaaatatatataattattttgcaaaactataatttaattttcacataatccttttgatgattattttattaaaagtgaaAACTTTTCAATCTCcactgagaagaaaaaaaaaaaggaaatcatTTCCTCAGAAGCTACCTCTTTAACCTTATTCatctttttgaatttttctaaTAACGTATAATGAGTAGTAAAGGGGGACAGCAACTTGGGGTGAGTTGAAATGATTTGAGTTCATAATTTGACAACGTGCAATAAGCCTCGTTGAAGTTGAAGATCTATTTGGGTCCATCAACATGCCACTTACTACTATTTATCCCCAAATTGACGGTTgaaccaatttattttttttttattactgcgCTGTGAAATCCAGGCAAGGGAGAGAACGCAAAGATGGAATATTCCTTTCATGCGATTTGAGTTATGAACTTATAATAAATATCATACGTTGTCTAGTCATCCAGTGGTTTCCCATATTATTGCTCCTCTCATGAGCCTTATGACTAACATTAAATACAGTTCCTTCCACTATGAAACACAGTACCaagcaaatttttttaaaaatctaaatgaaaaaaataggtgGCAAGCACACAGCACACTCTCTGATatccaacatattttttttgtgtccatataattataaaaagagtattttttttattgtttattggaATTAATCTCATTCAGAAAATTTGAAGGTACTTAAAGGTGAACCATTCCAACCAAgttttcattatatataaaagtcaggtttaaaagaaaggaaaaaagagataaTAAAAGAAGAGAGTGTGAACTGAGAAcaggaaaaaaagtaaaatcctATTCATTGTAGATTAGAGTTTAAACTCCTAACAATTTTCTTATCCATTACAAGTTACATAACTTAcatattcttgttttttttttttaatttctcactgTAAGttccttaattatttgaaatacaTTAGATAGACACTAGTTGTTACTTAAAAAACACATTATaccaaaaaatcttataaaaaagttctaaagattaaaaaaataaaaatagcatgTACAATTTCAAAAAAACTACATCAAGTGCCACTGTAATATgctaaaaaaacacattaaaaaaagaaaataaatgccaCAAATTTCTTGGTTCCTCAGGTAATAGGTGATTCAAACTTGAAAGACATAAACAATAATTTTCCCTTTTGGTGGGTCAGTTTGACTGGATTGGTAGGGGCAAGGTGGGGACCATTCCCACAATTATTCTATATTATTAGTTGTGATAAGGTCTGTTTCTTGGACCTCTGTATGTGGGTGTTCTTTCCTGTTTTTTCCAACTAAGATTGCACTTttgctctttctctttctcccactgTCTTGTCTGTCAGGCAGAAACTGCAGGCTTAAATAAACTTCCTCTCACACTCcactcttctcttcttttctgtTCTGTGTCCATTTTGGAATTGTAAGTCCCCAACTTTTCTTTTACCCCATCACTTGCAACTCATAATGGTCCATTTCTCAGTCCTCTCCCACTCACTCACTCAGGCACCACACCACACCACTTTCTAGTTTCCACCTTCTTGTCATTAACTTCTGCTGTCTCAAGGCTTTAGTagccaaagaagaaaaaaaagtatccTACTTTCTGACACCATCTTTATGGCATTAGTGTTTTAGTTAGTgcctaaaaaaaaatgcttgtcTTGTATTGGCCACTCCTAAAGCCTCAAACTTTAAGCTGCCCCCAACATCATATCTCCAGAAGCATCCCACTACTTTGATTTTCTGTCACTTTGTTGAATTGAAAGTGTTCCATTTTAGTAATTAGTAACCACTGTTTGCTTTTTTCTTTGGTCTTTGGAAATAATCTTCCCTTCAATTTTCAGTTTCTTTCCATGAACGAAGCCCAAATTGAAATTACCATTCCTCACTTGTTCAGATGCCCCATCAGCTTGGACTTGTTCGAAGATCCAGTGACTTTGTGCACAGGCCAAACCTATGACAGATCAAGCATAGAGAAATGGTTTTCCACAGGAAATCTCACATGCCCCGTGACAATGCAGAAGCTTCATGATCCATCCATTGTTCCCAACCACACTCTTCGCCACTTGATCGACCAGTGGCTCCAATTGGGTCCCCAATTTGGTAACTCTGCCACTATTGATTATTTAGCTGCACTTAAGCACACCCTTGAATCACCCCAATTGGAAAACAAGCTCCAAGCACTCGAGAAAATTAGAGTCCTCTCTGATGAGTATTGCTCCTTCAGAAAATCTTACTTCCACCAACTGAGTTTCTTGCCACTGCTTTTGGAACTAGTTTTTGGTTCTCGGCTCTCAAAAAGTCACAACAGGGAGTTCACTGAGCTAGCACTTTCTTGCATTCTAAAGCTGTTGCCTCTTGTGAGTTTGGAGCCTCTAAATATGATCAAAGATGAGTCTAAGCTAGCAACTTTTTTGCTACTATTTGAAAAGGGAACTAGCTCGGTTAAGACTAGTCTTTGCCATATCATAGATTCAATAGCATCACCACAAACAGAAGAGGTATGTCACATGCTTGGACACTCTCACAAACTAGTGCATGAGATCGTTGTACTTGTTCGCCAAAATTGTGAGGTTTCCAAGGTTGCAATTAAGGCCATGTTAGCATTATGTTCCTTGCAATCTAACAGAGAGAATTTGGTGAGGGAAGGAGCAATTGATGGGGTCATAACATACATTTCAGGTTGTGAAACAAGGCAGAAGAACGCTGCTCCATTGGCGATGGCAATAATAAAGAAGCTTTTGGTGCTAGAGAGTGCTAAAGAGGCGTTGGTGAATCACCCTAATGGAGTTGAAACTCTGGTGAAGATGGTTTTCAGGGTGTGCAATCAAGAGTGTAGTGAGAGTGCTGTTGGGATACTTGCAATTATTTGTTGTGATTTTGGGCGTGCAAGAGAGGAAGCAATTGAAGCTGGAGTTTTGACTCAGTTGCTGTTTCTTCTGCAGAGTCAGTGTGGCACCAAAACTAAAACAAAGGCAAGAATGCTGCTCAAGTTGCTAAGATCCAAGTGGATTGAGGAACCAAAACAGGTGTAGATTGtgaaatgtgaaaaataaatgttCATAATAATTAGTATTTTGATGACTCTTTGGGGGGGGGTCTTGTTGTCTATGTGCAGTATTTGTACCCATATACTTTGTAATCTTcgaatatcatattttaaaactaagttGTATTCACAAGTGAAAATATCTAGTTGGTATGTTTGATTGCAACCTACCAACCTTACATTTAATGGAGATGATGGAAAGAGTTCTACCTCTGAAGTGCTAATTAACAGCTTATTGGCCTTATAAATGTTATCTTGTTAGCATGAACCTATATAGAGAgatttgaagaaattttctCATCATGGACAATCTTTAACTTTTTCTTGATTGAGAAAATAATCTGAAGGAGATGTTCAAAAAGATGTTACACCTAACAACAAAGTCTAGGATAAAAGAGCGAGAGTGAACATCGAGTACATGATCAGTGCAAATTCCTGAAGTGGATGCAATTGTGTACCATGCGATGTTTGGCAGTAAGGTAGAATTGATTCTGGAAACTCCACTGTGGTGAAAGTAAATTTACTAAAGTATTGAATACGtttttttcttacttatttatttacaaCTGCAAGTGTTTTTTCTTCGGGCAATTTTATTGGAATcaagaatatttattatatgataagATTAGTTACAATGTAAATTTTGTGGGAGGTGTTTGTCGTTAATTTAGCCGAATGGACATGTCATACAACTTTgagtttctttgttttctcaatttcataattaaaactaattttacgaATACAAACTATTcttataacataattttttgtttaaatatttctaaataaaattttattatttaaaatatttatttatagtaaaaaaaacaagtaatcCCTTAAAGCAGGAAAACATCCAAGTCAGGATAAAATTGCAGATATCATCCGTCAATTCActactaattttaaatataattgcaAACTATATGACATTAACATACAAGATACTAGAGCACAACGTATAAAGAATAATTTCTATCAAGATAAATAACAAATGCATGCACCGCCCTGAGTTATTCAGACATCAAACATGATAGTGATAGTcttacacaaaaataaaatagtaaatacaTATGCGACTATAAGGTTAAACATATACGATAAATTCAAACTAGTTGTAAGACAAACTAATTAGACTACTAATCAAGGAAAATATCATGATAATCAAGTTAAAAATTGCATTTGATTTGACAAGAATAGAGTCACTTTCTTGACGATATAGGTGCAAAGAATGATTTTATATACactgaagaaaaaggaaagagggGGAGGGGGTGAGATTAATTTGATCAATAATGCATCGTCACAAGAGCCCACTAtcccaattctttgacaaaattgaatataattaaGGACCAGCTTAATTAACCACGCAAGCAAGTAATTGCATTATCTGTGTCGGTAATAAAATGAcgtttaattaactaattaatcaaGTAAATTTATATATGCGAAAGGCAAATGAGGCATTCAATTCAAATCAAGTGAATTGAAAGTAGTGGGGTATAGTAAGATTATGTGGTAGCAATATCTCTTTCACCCATGATGGTCCATTTCTATTTTCTACGGTCTCTTAACCCTATTGGAGACACTTTATCTGAGAAGCAAAATGGAGTCACATCCCCATGATACGAGGCACGTAGTAGAGGGTCATGATGCACCTTTTGATTTTTAGGTTGAACGAATTGGGGGCACCAACTAAAATGATTTCAAAGGACAAATTCCTTTTCCACCTTTTATTTCGCCCTTTGGCTTGTGATCTTTTggctttttctttcttattttttcccccATCAAAATTCGATTCCACGTTCCACCCTTATAGTGATTTAACCCAACATAAGAACCACTTTTCCAAGCAGGCAGGtaagatatatatgtatatgcaaattgaccaaaaaaagagaaagaaaagatatgTGCATATATGACTGTGTGGGGGGTGACCGGTGAGTGGTGATTGCCCACCTTGTGAAGGGTCTTAGTGCATCTTTTTGgaaccaaataataaaattaaaattaatgttgtgGCTATTGACAAACAAGTTTGTAAATTGTCATGACTTCTCTTCTCTTTACGTGAATATAATTGCAAAACAATGCATATGGGTAACAGCATCAATGTTTGTATAGCTGCCAATTGATGGGACTTGGGTTCCATGGAATCTCCCTCTCTCCCCATGTCCTGTCCTTATAAATGGTACAGAAAAAGCTAAGCCCAAAGACTTAGGAGATATTGATTGTACTTACTCCCAACTTTATCAGATTTCTATACAATTCCTTGGGGAATTGGATCTTCTACAGTTCAACATTGGACTGCATAACATACAGCTTTCCATCCAATGCTAAGTAGTTTTTTTAagcaaattttatgttttattttaagagtttaGTATTTAACAGTGTAAACAAATTTATACTGAAAACTGATAacgataaatataatttttataaaaaaaaataatttattatacatgtattattttctcttattttaatataaaataaaatgttttcaaGGGTTTAGATTTGTACAGTTAAAAAATTGACTGTAGGAGCAAGATCCATTGATTTTTGTTTACTACACTGTGCTTCGAGACACTGGATAACCTGTGAGGGAATCGGTTTGGGGAAAGAATTAGTGGTTGGcacaattcaattaaaatattcaaaacacaaataaaaactattaaatatgtaaatggtGTGATACACgagttattttgtatttattagttttgtttaaatgtttttttttatttagcagAATAATTTGTATCCtatactttcattttttaataattttaaaatattatattatatcctATCAATACTACTTTAGGTTTTTTACCAACATGTAAATTTCAATTctgatcttttataataaaaaaaatcattattctatttattttttatataagtagatataatatttatttttgctgtttttcttgaataaatttTGGCCTCTCAATACAATTTCACTATATGCCGTTGctattaccttttttttatgtctAACTAGTATATGGAGTAATTGCAATTTTAGGTTGAAGAATTAAATCTCAAGAATCCAAATATTGAACTATTTGtgtc encodes the following:
- the LOC114410088 gene encoding U-box domain-containing protein 26-like, which codes for MNEAQIEITIPHLFRCPISLDLFEDPVTLCTGQTYDRSSIEKWFSTGNLTCPVTMQKLHDPSIVPNHTLRHLIDQWLQLGPQFGNSATIDYLAALKHTLESPQLENKLQALEKIRVLSDEYCSFRKSYFHQLSFLPLLLELVFGSRLSKSHNREFTELALSCILKLLPLVSLEPLNMIKDESKLATFLLLFEKGTSSVKTSLCHIIDSIASPQTEEVCHMLGHSHKLVHEIVVLVRQNCEVSKVAIKAMLALCSLQSNRENLVREGAIDGVITYISGCETRQKNAAPLAMAIIKKLLVLESAKEALVNHPNGVETLVKMVFRVCNQECSESAVGILAIICCDFGRAREEAIEAGVLTQLLFLLQSQCGTKTKTKARMLLKLLRSKWIEEPKQV